A region of Diospyros lotus cultivar Yz01 chromosome 3, ASM1463336v1, whole genome shotgun sequence DNA encodes the following proteins:
- the LOC127797869 gene encoding uncharacterized protein LOC127797869 isoform X1 — translation MDSTESAETSPTMSRRRRPLHTCGVSICAVGSKVHTRIQDLDGPVGSVMKRMSSSAAAALLPIVRAMQCQWLAVLSFADDHILAVEKLIETLFPPSARLFDKIDEFVHTAETVPAKFDEAVSKFPLLIHRVPVLDWAFTCLIAWLNFLIYALTHWRLDYTREKEIKVDTNSNNLKEEEEDHRPSESTADAHSADKKKRQPRKSDSCKDVRKRSYKEMLEKGMKESAEEEEDGILEESSSAFTRKQNEGEFIEGLGNEHPLLQLFDTSWHMKPVKVSNGNVMFRSASYT, via the exons ATGGATTCTACG GAATCAGCAGAGACCAGTCCAACGATGTCGAGACGACGCCGCCCTCTCCACACTTGCGGGGTATCGATTTGTGCAGTTGGCTCCAAAGTCCACACAAGAATTCAAGATTTAGATGGGCCAGTAGGTTCAGTGATGAAGAGGATGAGCTcttcagcagcagcagcattgCTCCCAATTGTCCGAGCCATGCAATGCCAATGGCTGGCAGTCCTGTCCTTCGCCGACGATCATATCCTAGCTGTTGAGAAGTTGATTGAGACCCTCTTCCCGCCTTCAGCCCGGTTGTTCGACAAGATTGATGAGTTCGTCCACACTGCAGAAACTGTTCCTGCAAAATTCGACGAAGCGGTGAGCAAATTCCCTCTGTTAATCCACCGAGTTCCGGTTCTAGATTGGGCATTTACCTGCCTGATTGCATGGCTCAACTTTCTGATCTATGCCTTGACTCACTGGCGACTGGACTATACAAGGGAGAAAGAGATTAAGGTTGATACCAACAGCAACAatcttaaagaagaagaagaagaccacCGTCCCTCGGAGTCTACAGCAGATGCTCATTCTGCAGACAAGAAGAAGAGACAGCCTAGGAAATCTGATTCTTGCAAAGATGTTAGGAAGCGCAGTTACAAGGAAATGCTAGAGAAGGGGATGAAGGAAAGCgcagaagaggaagaagatggcatTCTGGAGGAAAGTTCATCAGCATTCACTAGAAAACAGAATGAAGGTGAATTCATCGAAGGCCTTGGAAATGAACATCCCCTCTTACAACTGTTCGACACAAGCTGGCACATGAAGCCGGTAAAGGTAAGCAACGGAAACGTAATGTTTCGCTCTGCTTCATACACATGA
- the LOC127798070 gene encoding U-box domain-containing protein 6-like — protein sequence MDIVEVEDNLFAIGDPKLHGGICKTLTAIYLRVLEIFPDLEAARPRSTTGIQALCSLHIAIEKSKAIIQHCCECSKLYLAITGDSVVLKFEKARCALGDSLRRVKDIVPQDIGCQISEILREIEGIEFSIDPSEKQIGDEIIGLLQQGRKFNSNCIDNNELESFHHAASRLGITSSRAALRERRALKKIIERARTDEDKRKESIVAFLLHLMRKYSKLFRSDFSDDNDSQGSAPCSPTVQGSFEDGGDCHPFERQLSKLGSFNFKPNFRKSGKMPLPPEGLRCPISLQLMYDPVIIASGQTYERICIEKWFSDGHNTCPKTQQQLSHLSLTPNYCVKGLVASWCEQNGIPIPDGPPESLDLNYWRLVLSESESTNSKSMDSSGACKMKGVKVVPLEENCIIEESGGNEVEDLPIQEEEYSNSAYERYDDLLVLLDKEEDMMKKCKVVEQIRNLLKDDQEARVYMGANGFVGALLQFLECALQERHEIAQEIGAMALFNLAVNNNRNKDMMLAAGVLPLLDEIVAKSNSHGAATALYLNLSCLEEAKPIIGSSGAVAFLIKVLEGETDPQCRLDALHALFHLSTHPSNLENLLSAGVIKCLVSLLTDSSDNSWIEKCIAVLMNLASSQLARDEMISVPGLFSGLATILDAGEPAEQEQAAAFLLILCNGNEKCSEMVLQEGVIPSLVSMSVNGTMRGKQKAQKLLMLFREQRQRDLPPPQIRQLPESIEASNMDAPEPDLKPLSKTVSRRKVGKVLSFWWKNKSMSVQQR from the exons ATGGATATTGTAGAGGTTGAAGATAATTTATTTGCAATTGGTGATCCAAAG TTACATGGAGGAATATGCAAGACACTTACTGCAATTTATTTGAGAGTGCTAGAAATTTTCCCTGACCTGGAAGCAGCACGGCCTAGGAGTACAACAGGTATTCAGGCATTATGTTCTCTGCACATAGCAATTGAGAAGTCCAAGGCTATCATTCAGCATTGCTGTGAATGTAGCAAACTTTACTTG GCCATCACTGGTGATTCTGTTGTTCTCAAATTTGAGAAGGCAAGGTGTGCTCTTGGAGATAGTCTTAGGCGGGTAAAAGATATTGTTCCACAAGATATTGGTTGTCAG ATTTCAGAAATTTTAAGGGAAATCGAGGGGATTGAGTTCTCAATTGATCCATCAGAGAAGCAAATTGGTGATGAAATTATTGGATTGCTCCAGCAAGGGAGGAAATTTAACAGTAACTGCATTGACAATAATGAGCTAGAATCTTTTCACCATGCTGCTTCTAGGCTTGGCATTACTTCTTCAagagcagctctaagggaaagaagagcactaaagaaaataattgaaaggGCTCGGACTGATGAAGACAAGAGAAAGGAGTCAATCGTGGCATTTCTTTTACACCTCATGAGAAAATACTCTAAGCTTTTTAGAAGTGACTTCTCTGATGACAATGATTCACAGGGTTCGGCACCTTGTTCCCCTACTGTTCAAGGCTCTTTTGAAGATGGTGGTGATTGTCATCCCTTTGAACGACAACTTTCGAAACTCGGTTCCTTCAATTTCAAGCCAAACTTCAGGAAATCAGGGAAGATGCCTCTCCCTCCGGAAGGGTTGAGATGTCCAATATCTTTGCAGCTCATGTATGATCCAGTCATCATTGCTTCTGGGCAAACATATGAAAGGATTTGTATTGAAAAATGGTTTAGTGATGGGCACAACACCTGTCCAAAGACTCAACAACAGCTCTCTCATCTTTCTTTGACTCCTAATTATTGTGTCAAGGGCCTTGTTGCTAGTTGGTGTGAGCAGAATGGAATTCCCATTCCTGATGGACCTCCAGAGTCTCTTGATCTCAACTACTGGAGGTTGGTTTTGTCTGAGAGTGAGTCCACAAACTCAAAGTCAATGGACAGTAGTGGGGCCTGCAAGATGAAGGGTGTAAAGGTGGTTCCTCTAGAGGAGAATTGTATAATTGAAGAGTCCGGAGGAAATGAAGTGGAGGACTTGCCTATACAAGAGGAAGAGTACAGTAATAGTGCATATGAGAGATATGATGACCTTTTGGTATTGTTGGACAAAGAGGAAGACATGATGAAAAAGTGCAAAGTGGTTGAACAAATTAGGAACTTGCTTAAGGATGATCAGGAAGCCAGGGTCTATATGGGTGCTAATGGGTTTGTTGGAGCACTATTGCAGTTTTTAGAGTGTGCTTTGCAGGAAAGGCATGAAATTGCTCAGGAAATTGGAGCTATGGCTCTCTTCAATCTTGCTGTTAATAATAACAG AAACAAGGACATGATGTTGGCGGCCGGAGTGCTTCCACTGCTGGATGAAATTGTTGCAAAATCGAATTCTCATGGAGCAGCAACAGCACTTTACCTGAATCTTTCCTGTCTCGAGGAAGCCAAGCCCATCATTGGTTCAAGTGGGGCTGTTGCTTTCCTAATCAAGGTCCTTGAAGGTGAAACAGATCCACAGTGCAGGCTGGATGCCCTCCATGCCCTGTTTCATCTCTCCACTCATCCATCCAATCTTGAAAACCTTCTTTCAGCTGGTGTCATCAAGTGTCTCGTATCTCTTCTCACTGACTCGAGCGACAACTCATGGATAGAAAAATGCATTGCAGTCTTAATGAACTTAGCTTCAAGTCAGTTGGCAAGAGATGAAATGATTTCAGTCCCAGGCCTATTTAGTGGGCTTGCAACCATATTGGACGCTGGCGAGCCTGCTGAGCAGGAGCAAGCTGCCGCTTTTCTTCTGATTTTGTGTAATGGAAACGAGAAGTGCAGCGAAATGGTCCTTCAAGAAGGGGTAATACCTTCGTTGGTGTCGATGTCTGTGAACGGGACTATGAGAGGGAAACAGAAGGCTCAAAAACTTCTGATGCTGTTCCGGGAGCAGCGCCAGCGCGATCTACCCCCTCCTCAGATCCGTCAGCTGCCAGAAAGTATCGAAGCCAGCAACATGGATGCGCCCGAGCCGGACTTGAAACCGCTATCCAAGACGGTCTCCAGAAGAAAGGTGGGGAAAGTTTTGTCATTTTGGTGGAAGAACAAGAGCATGTCGGTGCAGCAGAGATGA
- the LOC127797869 gene encoding uncharacterized protein LOC127797869 isoform X2, with the protein MSRRRRPLHTCGVSICAVGSKVHTRIQDLDGPVGSVMKRMSSSAAAALLPIVRAMQCQWLAVLSFADDHILAVEKLIETLFPPSARLFDKIDEFVHTAETVPAKFDEAVSKFPLLIHRVPVLDWAFTCLIAWLNFLIYALTHWRLDYTREKEIKVDTNSNNLKEEEEDHRPSESTADAHSADKKKRQPRKSDSCKDVRKRSYKEMLEKGMKESAEEEEDGILEESSSAFTRKQNEGEFIEGLGNEHPLLQLFDTSWHMKPVKVSNGNVMFRSASYT; encoded by the coding sequence ATGTCGAGACGACGCCGCCCTCTCCACACTTGCGGGGTATCGATTTGTGCAGTTGGCTCCAAAGTCCACACAAGAATTCAAGATTTAGATGGGCCAGTAGGTTCAGTGATGAAGAGGATGAGCTcttcagcagcagcagcattgCTCCCAATTGTCCGAGCCATGCAATGCCAATGGCTGGCAGTCCTGTCCTTCGCCGACGATCATATCCTAGCTGTTGAGAAGTTGATTGAGACCCTCTTCCCGCCTTCAGCCCGGTTGTTCGACAAGATTGATGAGTTCGTCCACACTGCAGAAACTGTTCCTGCAAAATTCGACGAAGCGGTGAGCAAATTCCCTCTGTTAATCCACCGAGTTCCGGTTCTAGATTGGGCATTTACCTGCCTGATTGCATGGCTCAACTTTCTGATCTATGCCTTGACTCACTGGCGACTGGACTATACAAGGGAGAAAGAGATTAAGGTTGATACCAACAGCAACAatcttaaagaagaagaagaagaccacCGTCCCTCGGAGTCTACAGCAGATGCTCATTCTGCAGACAAGAAGAAGAGACAGCCTAGGAAATCTGATTCTTGCAAAGATGTTAGGAAGCGCAGTTACAAGGAAATGCTAGAGAAGGGGATGAAGGAAAGCgcagaagaggaagaagatggcatTCTGGAGGAAAGTTCATCAGCATTCACTAGAAAACAGAATGAAGGTGAATTCATCGAAGGCCTTGGAAATGAACATCCCCTCTTACAACTGTTCGACACAAGCTGGCACATGAAGCCGGTAAAGGTAAGCAACGGAAACGTAATGTTTCGCTCTGCTTCATACACATGA